From a single Nothobranchius furzeri strain GRZ-AD chromosome 7, NfurGRZ-RIMD1, whole genome shotgun sequence genomic region:
- the LOC107382474 gene encoding uncharacterized protein, with translation MVSNSASNGCRVAIHAGSIVLAFITQIISGIFFVLAQESCVPNALFQTSSRNVSESFPLEVSMDWWSETYWILIDLWSKAWLIYAVVSLFKRNVLGPEAWNPEIHPPKFYLMWATVNITRVCSMPFWDQRFILSAVVLRWILPVYSFGMLYISYSNLSKHKSWLAINNPSVIHWTRYLTQNGLAAFAWWSVLHAAVGLGLVLKYYAFVEDPLVSTIILAIIFLCIITWFILQNFFFSKHMRHTFSVYAVLVLGLGSMFTSSYRVQNLSINTAICGIMMLLVTIMSFIHLISTCVDKSSKPVAVEPYRRHDGCETVCQLGGKPKSTFQAISS, from the exons ATGGTTTCTAACTCGGCTAGTAATGGTTGCCGTGTAGCGATCCACGCTGGCAGCATCGTTCTTGCGTTCATCACTCAGATAATCTCAGGCATCTTTTTTGTTCTGGCTCAGGAAAGCTGCGTTCCAAATG CACTGTTTCAGACCTCTTCGAGGAACGTGTCTGAGTCCTTCCCACTGGAGGTGTCTATGGATTGGTGGTCAGAGACCTACTGGATCCTGATTGACCTGTGGTCGAAAGCTTGGCTTATTTATGCGGTGGTTAGTCTCTTTAAAAG AAACGTTCTCGGCCCCGAGGCTTGGAATCCTGAGATCCACCCTCCCAAGTTCTACCTGATGTGGGCCACAGTTAACATTACAAGAGTTTGCAGCATGCCCTTTTGGGATCAGCG CTTCATCCTATCAGCTGTGGTGCTCAGGTGGATTCTACCAGTCTACAGCTTTGGCATGCTCTACATATCCTACTCCAACCTCAGCAAACACAAATCCTGGCTGGCCATCAACAACCCCAGTGTGATCCACTGGACTCGCTATCTG acccagaacgGGTTGGCTGCATTTGCTTGGTGGTCTGTCCTGCATGCTGCGGTGGGTCTTGGCTTGGTGCTCAAGTACTACGCTTTTGTGGAAGACCCATTAGTCAGCACCATAATCCTGGCCATCATCTTCTTGTGTATCATCACCTG GTTCATCCTGCAGAACTTCTTCTTCAGCAAACACATGCGCCACACCTTCAGTGTTTACGCCGTCCTCGTTCTTGGCCTCGGTTCCATGTTCACCAGCAGTTATCGGGTCCAAAACCTCTCCATAAACACAGCCATCTGCG GCATCATGATGCTTCTGGTCACCATCATGAGCTTCATCCACCTGATCAGCACATGTGTGGACAAGTCGAGCAAACCCGTGGCAGTGGAACCATACAGGAGACATGATGGCTGTGAGACAGTGTGCCAGCTGGGAGGAAAACCCAAAAGTACATTTCAAGCAATCAGCTCATGA
- the LOC107382473 gene encoding uncharacterized protein, whose amino-acid sequence MSDPSPARVVLMFLGLFILLAAITLNTLSGFGDKSGVFKQRTEDVTLKYMTPITPAQWAFFVWDFIYFGFFAMFVYFLAGLCRRSSYAWMYTTPSVLPYGFHITIIINLCLNITWLFLYDRELILAVLITSALMTVTDYTILFFSCCGLKIYGAWLNKHHNVELWIFRILVQNGVAVYATWGTLSTLLNLTIYLQHQKDTSRCDCAMLSLLLLLMELLVWFLLENFYLDEQVRYNVTIYPVVILWLLGVLTNSGSSDNLMYIFAASILMISCILFVLRVALVAWRHHKQPLYKDNGPSLSPVEISLTQRRIFL is encoded by the exons ATGTCAGACCCCAGCCCAGCCCGTGTTGTGCTAATGTTTCTTGGACTGTTTATCCTTTTAGCTGCAATCACGCTCAACACTCTTTCAGGCTTTGGCGATAAATCAG GTGTCTTCAAGCAGCGCACAGAGGATGTCACGCTCAAGTACATGACGCCCATAACTCCTGCCCAGTGGGCTTTTTTCGTCTGGGATTTCATTTATTTTGGGTTTTTTGCCATGTTTGTCTACTTCCTGGCTGGACTCTGCAGAAG GAGTTCTTATGCCTGGATGTATACCACGCCTTCAGTGCTGCCCTATGGTTTtcatatcaccattatcatcaaccTCTGCTTGAACATTACATGGTTGTTTCTGTATGACAGAGA GTTGATACTAGCAGTGCTTATAACATCAGCACTAATGACTGTCACTGATTACACCATTCTGTTTTTCTCCTGTTGTGGACTCAAGATTTATGGAGCTTGGTTAAACAAACATCACAACGTAGAACTCTGGATTTTCAGAATATTG GTGCAGAACGGAGTGGCAGTTTATGCAACGTGGGGGACTCTCTCCACCCTACTGAACCTGACAATCTACTTGCAACATCAGAAAGACACATCGAGGTGCGACTGTGCCATGTTgtcgctgctgctgctactgatgGAGCTGTTAGTGTG GTTTCTGTTGGAGAACTTCTATCTAGATGAACAAGTGCGTTACAATGTAACCATCTACCCCGTGGTTATCCTCTGGCTGTTGGGGGTCCTGACCAACTCTGGATCTTCTGATAACCTTATGTACATCTTTGCAG CTTCGATCCTGATGATTTCCTGCATCTTGTTTGTGTTACGAGTAGCTCTGGTAGCATGGAGgcatcacaaacagccgctttaCAAGGACAATGGTCCCAGTTTGTCGCCAGTGGAAATTTCGTTGACACAAAGAAGAATCTTTTTATAA